From a region of the Mucilaginibacter auburnensis genome:
- a CDS encoding YoaK family protein has product MEAEKVIKSTTLLLCFVAGFCDSVTFIAAGELFSAHVTGNFIVFAYDVVKHSDARGWQKLLSFPVFVSAAMLGGHIGKKFGNTYLLLILEGIFLLLSGFLSALLVPHSPASGWLTQLIAMLIVTAMAFQNTFGKLNPKATYGLTTVMTGNVTQAALDLMKIVSNEQEDRDIWYSFKRNCYLIIGFLTGCLGGAILAMQFGVIAVILPGSLVLFWLWRINPNVP; this is encoded by the coding sequence ATGGAAGCAGAGAAAGTAATAAAAAGCACAACGCTTTTGCTTTGCTTTGTAGCAGGATTTTGCGATTCTGTTACATTCATAGCGGCGGGCGAACTATTTTCGGCGCATGTTACAGGAAATTTTATAGTGTTTGCTTATGACGTTGTTAAACATTCCGACGCGCGTGGCTGGCAAAAACTACTGAGTTTCCCGGTGTTTGTCTCGGCCGCAATGCTTGGTGGCCACATTGGCAAAAAATTTGGTAACACATACCTGTTACTTATATTGGAAGGAATATTTTTGCTGTTAAGCGGCTTTTTGTCGGCACTACTGGTTCCCCACAGCCCGGCAAGCGGCTGGCTTACTCAGCTTATTGCTATGCTGATTGTAACAGCAATGGCGTTTCAAAATACATTTGGCAAACTAAACCCCAAAGCTACTTATGGCTTAACAACTGTAATGACAGGCAACGTAACTCAGGCCGCCCTTGATCTTATGAAAATAGTTTCTAATGAACAGGAAGACAGAGATATATGGTATAGTTTTAAAAGGAATTGCTACTTAATTATTGGTTTTTTAACAGGATGTTTAGGTGGCGCAATACTGGCAATGCAGTTTGGCGTAATAGCTGTGATTTTGCCAGGTTCTTTGGTACTATTCTGGCTTTGGCGCATTAATCCCAATGTTCCTTAA
- a CDS encoding sigma 54-interacting transcriptional regulator: protein MISRKNILVVEDEFIIADVLTNIFKTAGYNICGVADNVTEALDMIEHSRPDFVLVDIFLKGKTTGIDLAHRLMEMNIPFIYISANANEKVLEAAKVTRPYGFVVKPFREKDVLIALDIAIYRHENQRENGARQNAMLQKKASEILASSKKWEHKVLEVGKSLQPFIPFEFLSVGMQQQEDEDFYELSFFRIAYDEYQLLDAPELMVVTKQKKHELTRLKTADKYSQLAEYYNEQEMSELLSGSSFKKLLVDTYGLKSHLSVPVHLPDSRICYFNFYSRRSTAYQDDHLVLSDRVQPLLANFMAAMINAPNSPMVQKESNYAVKHPVSKSDQPNPFAGIIGGSHLLLTVFDHVMQVSGADSSVLILGESGTGKEKIAERIHALSRRKEKPFVKINCAALPATLIDSELFGHEKGAFTGAYDKKIGKFEQAHGGTLFLDEIGELPLESQSKLLRVLQEREIERIGGRTTIKTDVRIIAATNRNLEKEVADGRFRLDLFYRINVFPIVMPPLRERTEDIPDLAKYFLNIYARKTGKVVRGIAPQVLDSMKNYHWPGNIRELENLIERNVLLTRDDMINSMALPTQLEQNVNAVVTEQKIITMSEGERAHIIAALRKCNGKIWGEGGAASLLNLPPTTLNSKMKKLGIRKDFGI from the coding sequence ATGATAAGCAGAAAAAACATTCTTGTGGTTGAAGACGAGTTTATAATTGCTGACGTTTTGACCAATATTTTTAAAACTGCTGGTTATAACATTTGCGGCGTAGCCGATAATGTGACGGAGGCTTTGGATATGATAGAGCACAGCCGACCTGATTTTGTTCTGGTTGATATTTTTTTAAAAGGGAAAACCACAGGTATTGATCTGGCACATCGCCTGATGGAAATGAATATCCCGTTTATTTATATTTCGGCCAATGCAAATGAGAAAGTGCTGGAGGCTGCCAAGGTTACCCGCCCTTATGGTTTTGTTGTTAAACCGTTTCGGGAAAAGGATGTATTGATAGCATTGGATATAGCCATTTACCGTCACGAAAATCAACGCGAGAATGGTGCACGTCAAAACGCCATGCTGCAAAAAAAAGCCTCAGAAATTCTGGCTTCTTCAAAAAAGTGGGAACACAAAGTTTTAGAAGTTGGGAAAAGCTTGCAGCCCTTTATACCGTTTGAATTTTTGTCGGTAGGGATGCAACAACAGGAGGACGAAGATTTTTACGAATTAAGTTTTTTCCGTATAGCATATGACGAGTACCAGCTATTAGATGCTCCAGAATTGATGGTTGTTACCAAACAAAAAAAGCACGAACTGACTCGTTTAAAAACAGCAGATAAATATTCTCAATTGGCAGAATACTATAACGAACAGGAAATGAGCGAGTTGCTATCAGGTTCGTCTTTTAAAAAGTTGCTGGTTGATACGTACGGCCTCAAATCGCATTTATCCGTACCTGTACATTTGCCAGATTCGCGAATTTGTTACTTTAACTTCTATAGCCGCCGCAGCACGGCTTATCAGGATGATCATCTGGTATTAAGCGATAGAGTGCAACCTTTACTGGCAAACTTTATGGCAGCCATGATAAATGCCCCCAATAGTCCTATGGTGCAAAAAGAAAGCAATTACGCAGTAAAACATCCCGTTTCAAAATCTGATCAGCCTAATCCTTTTGCCGGAATTATAGGCGGAAGCCATCTGTTGTTAACGGTTTTTGATCATGTAATGCAGGTATCAGGTGCTGATTCATCTGTTTTGATACTGGGAGAAAGCGGCACCGGCAAAGAGAAAATAGCCGAGCGTATTCACGCGCTTTCACGGAGAAAGGAGAAACCCTTTGTAAAAATAAATTGCGCTGCATTGCCCGCAACACTCATTGACTCTGAACTCTTCGGCCACGAAAAAGGCGCTTTTACCGGAGCCTATGACAAAAAGATAGGCAAGTTTGAACAAGCACATGGCGGTACTTTGTTTTTAGACGAAATAGGCGAACTTCCGTTGGAATCGCAATCAAAATTGTTGCGGGTATTGCAGGAGCGCGAAATAGAGCGGATTGGGGGCCGAACCACTATAAAAACTGATGTACGTATTATTGCTGCTACCAATCGTAATTTGGAGAAAGAGGTTGCAGACGGCCGCTTCAGATTGGATCTTTTCTACCGCATAAACGTTTTCCCAATTGTGATGCCGCCTTTAAGGGAGCGAACGGAAGACATTCCGGACCTTGCTAAGTATTTTTTAAATATATACGCTCGTAAAACAGGCAAGGTAGTACGCGGCATTGCTCCGCAAGTATTAGACAGTATGAAAAATTACCACTGGCCCGGCAACATACGCGAGCTTGAAAATTTGATAGAGCGTAACGTATTGCTCACCCGCGACGATATGATAAACAGCATGGCGCTACCAACCCAGTTAGAGCAAAATGTTAATGCAGTTGTAACCGAACAAAAAATAATCACTATGAGTGAGGGGGAACGGGCTCACATTATTGCTGCTTTGCGCAAATGTAACGGCAAAATATGGGGAGAGGGAGGCGCGGCAAGTTTATTGAATCTTCCGCCTACCACGCTTAATTCAAAAATGAAGAAACTGGGTATCCGTAAAGATTTTGGAATTTAA